A single Roseinatronobacter monicus DNA region contains:
- a CDS encoding branched-chain amino acid ABC transporter permease produces MSLQFILTVTLNGLTLASLYFIVACGFSLIFGLMRTVNMAHGSLYMVGAYVGFAVYDPLYASSAWASQAWLIGIVAGIGAAALVGLIMQVAFLGWMQGQELRQALVTIGLSIIIADQILATFGGNPFRFFAPDMLFGPVEVPIIGRYPVFRLFQVILAIAVGVGLWLLLNKTKLGIIVRAGVDDRQMLAACGINVPLVAATVFALGAGLAGLGGVIGATAQPMSLGVDVRFLLMSLVVVIVGGMGSIGGTALGALLIGLAEQWGQVLFPTYSVILTFVIMATVLAVWPQGLLGRKPT; encoded by the coding sequence GTGTCCTTGCAGTTCATACTGACCGTCACCCTTAACGGGCTGACGCTTGCATCGCTATACTTTATCGTCGCTTGCGGATTCTCGTTGATATTCGGGCTGATGCGGACTGTGAACATGGCGCATGGTTCGCTTTATATGGTGGGCGCATATGTCGGCTTCGCGGTATACGACCCGCTTTATGCCTCAAGCGCATGGGCCTCGCAAGCGTGGCTGATCGGCATTGTGGCCGGGATCGGGGCTGCCGCACTGGTGGGCCTGATTATGCAGGTGGCCTTTCTGGGCTGGATGCAGGGGCAGGAATTGCGCCAAGCTCTGGTGACGATCGGCCTTTCAATTATCATTGCAGATCAGATCCTTGCGACCTTTGGCGGCAATCCGTTCCGGTTCTTCGCACCGGATATGCTGTTTGGACCGGTCGAGGTGCCCATCATCGGGCGCTATCCTGTGTTTCGGCTGTTTCAGGTCATTCTGGCCATTGCTGTGGGGGTCGGATTGTGGCTGCTGCTGAACAAGACCAAGCTGGGCATCATTGTGCGCGCTGGCGTCGATGACCGGCAGATGCTGGCCGCTTGCGGGATCAATGTGCCGCTGGTGGCGGCCACGGTGTTTGCGCTTGGCGCAGGGCTGGCGGGTCTGGGCGGCGTCATCGGCGCAACCGCGCAGCCCATGTCGCTGGGCGTGGATGTCCGCTTTTTGCTGATGTCACTCGTGGTGGTGATTGTCGGCGGCATGGGGTCCATCGGCGGCACAGCACTGGGTGCGCTTTTGATCGGACTGGCCGAGCAATGGGGGCAGGTTCTGTTCCCGACCTATTCGGTGATCCTGACCTTCGTCATCATGGCCACGGTGCTGGCAGTCTGGCCGCAGGGCCTGTTGGGGAGGAAACCCACATGA
- a CDS encoding phosphoenolpyruvate hydrolase family protein: MGNSSDALHRKLLPDLSISMALPAPEPVRESHSAQIFAPWLAQIPAAQRDLLALLPVLDVNGAVFDALKGAHSDPQPMARPGISAALLCVDPFLRVRDVVALLASAGIGGVANFPTIQIIDGVAARGFDSADLGLRREAQMLARFAEQGLSVTGFCTTAENGQRMLDHGASVLVVHPGLPSADWRARTIAARDAADTLRALRPRCTVPLRLFCPDAYGAELDPARALADGLVHYA; this comes from the coding sequence ATGGGTAACTCATCAGACGCGTTGCACCGCAAGTTGCTGCCGGATCTGTCGATCAGCATGGCCTTGCCTGCGCCCGAACCGGTACGCGAATCGCACAGCGCGCAAATATTCGCGCCGTGGCTTGCGCAAATTCCCGCAGCACAGCGCGATCTGTTGGCATTGCTGCCGGTTTTGGATGTGAACGGCGCTGTGTTTGATGCCCTGAAGGGCGCGCATTCCGACCCCCAGCCAATGGCCCGACCGGGCATAAGTGCCGCATTGCTCTGCGTTGATCCTTTTTTGCGGGTGCGCGATGTCGTGGCGCTTTTGGCTTCCGCCGGAATAGGCGGCGTGGCGAATTTTCCGACCATCCAGATCATTGATGGTGTCGCTGCGCGCGGGTTTGACAGCGCCGACCTTGGCCTGCGCCGAGAGGCGCAGATGCTGGCGCGTTTCGCCGAGCAAGGCTTGTCTGTGACGGGCTTTTGCACCACTGCGGAAAACGGCCAGCGTATGCTGGATCATGGGGCGTCGGTGCTGGTGGTGCATCCCGGTTTGCCATCGGCGGACTGGCGCGCGCGCACCATCGCCGCGCGCGACGCCGCCGACACGCTGCGAGCGCTGCGCCCGCGCTGCACAGTGCCCCTGCGCCTGTTTTGTCCCGATGCTTACGGTGCAGAGCTTGACCCCGCACGCGCCCTTGCCGACGGATTGGTGCATTATGCCTGA
- a CDS encoding ABC transporter substrate-binding protein has translation MSVSRRHFTAWALGTTAAVFALSGAMAQDTSPIRIGSITTLEGPFATGGQDAYRAMEMAFEAIDYTVGGRQIEWIRESSNATPDVALARARKLIEQDEVDIIIGPLSGAEGIALRDYSRTLDGKTIINGSSGAADTTLRDPSPNFFRFNTEGTQWMAGLGTHAYEDMGSRHVALVAADYAFPYAQVFGFMHEYCELGGAVTKLWSPLNTTDFSSIIAQFPDDIDAVLLIQGGTDALAFLTQYAEVGGDLPIIGGSITADQTLLSARGPHQSLMEGMVAAGPIADLNDDPNWEEFVANYRERWPDGFDSPSIHAVNYYTNTNTIGVLQALEEVGGDLSDNQEAFQAALASIEFTAPTGANVRLDDNRQAISDIFLTRIVNDDGTMRTEAFGRTEDVSQTLGMETEEFWALGSPSRDNPSCPPAN, from the coding sequence ATGTCAGTTTCGCGCAGACATTTTACAGCCTGGGCACTGGGCACAACGGCGGCAGTCTTTGCGCTGTCCGGGGCAATGGCGCAAGACACGTCGCCAATTCGCATTGGCTCTATCACCACACTGGAAGGACCGTTCGCCACAGGCGGGCAGGATGCCTACCGCGCTATGGAAATGGCGTTCGAGGCGATTGACTACACCGTCGGGGGGCGTCAGATCGAATGGATCCGCGAATCCTCGAACGCAACGCCGGATGTGGCGCTGGCACGCGCCCGCAAACTGATCGAGCAGGACGAGGTGGACATCATCATCGGCCCGCTTTCCGGTGCTGAAGGGATCGCCTTGCGCGACTATTCGCGCACGTTGGACGGCAAGACGATCATCAACGGGTCATCAGGGGCCGCCGATACGACCCTGCGCGACCCATCGCCAAATTTCTTCCGCTTCAACACCGAAGGCACACAGTGGATGGCCGGTTTGGGCACCCATGCCTATGAAGACATGGGCTCGCGCCATGTGGCCCTTGTGGCCGCAGACTACGCGTTCCCATACGCGCAAGTGTTCGGCTTCATGCATGAATATTGCGAATTGGGCGGGGCCGTCACCAAGCTGTGGTCGCCGCTGAACACCACCGACTTCTCGTCGATCATCGCGCAATTCCCTGATGACATCGACGCGGTGTTGCTTATTCAGGGCGGCACCGATGCGCTGGCCTTCCTGACGCAATATGCCGAAGTGGGGGGCGATCTGCCGATCATCGGCGGGTCTATCACCGCGGACCAGACGCTTTTGTCGGCACGCGGCCCACATCAGAGCCTGATGGAAGGCATGGTCGCCGCAGGCCCGATTGCCGACCTGAATGACGACCCAAACTGGGAAGAGTTCGTTGCAAACTACCGCGAGCGGTGGCCGGACGGGTTTGACTCGCCCTCCATTCACGCGGTGAACTACTACACCAACACCAACACCATCGGCGTGCTTCAGGCGCTGGAAGAAGTGGGTGGCGATCTGTCCGACAATCAAGAAGCCTTTCAGGCCGCACTCGCATCTATCGAGTTTACGGCTCCGACCGGCGCAAATGTCCGTCTTGACGACAACCGTCAGGCCATCTCGGATATTTTCCTGACCCGTATCGTCAATGATGATGGCACGATGCGCACCGAAGCCTTTGGGCGCACCGAAGATGTCAGCCAGACCCTTGGCATGGAAACGGAAGAGTTTTGGGCGCTGGGTTCGCCCTCGCGTGACAATCCTTCCTGCCCGCCAGCAAACTGA
- a CDS encoding ABC transporter ATP-binding protein: MAGHLDINDLHVRFGKATILQGVSLSVRDKPLSVVGRNGMGKTTMCAAVMGMVPASGSITLDGRDILGLNTGRIARQGIALVPQGRRMFPSLTVHEHLLLVAQRGTPPWTIDRIYETFPRLAERRKNGGNQLSGGEQQMLAISRALLMNPQLVIMDEPSEGLAPVIVDHLIEVLRTIAAEGMGLLLIEQNLRVATSVADEVSIMVTGRIAATVDAAELARDREMQNRYLGVSHGH; this comes from the coding sequence ATGGCAGGCCATCTGGATATAAACGATCTGCATGTGCGGTTCGGCAAGGCCACGATCCTTCAGGGGGTCAGCCTGTCGGTGCGCGACAAGCCGCTCTCGGTGGTCGGGCGCAACGGTATGGGCAAAACCACGATGTGCGCGGCAGTGATGGGCATGGTGCCCGCATCAGGCAGCATCACGCTGGACGGGCGCGACATACTGGGCCTGAACACAGGCCGGATTGCGCGGCAAGGTATTGCACTGGTGCCGCAGGGGCGACGCATGTTCCCGTCACTTACGGTACATGAACATCTGTTGCTGGTGGCCCAACGCGGCACCCCTCCCTGGACGATAGACCGGATTTACGAGACATTCCCAAGGTTGGCGGAACGGCGCAAGAATGGCGGCAACCAGCTTTCGGGCGGCGAGCAGCAAATGCTGGCCATTTCACGCGCCCTGCTGATGAACCCGCAGCTTGTCATCATGGACGAACCGTCCGAGGGGCTGGCCCCTGTGATCGTCGACCACCTGATCGAGGTGCTGCGCACGATTGCAGCCGAAGGCATGGGCCTGTTGCTGATCGAGCAAAACCTGCGTGTGGCCACCTCTGTCGCGGATGAGGTGTCGATCATGGTCACAGGGCGGATCGCGGCGACCGTGGATGCCGCCGAACTTGCCCGTGATCGAGAGATGCAAAACCGGTATCTGGGGGTCAGCCATGGGCACTAG
- a CDS encoding branched-chain amino acid ABC transporter permease, producing the protein MIVMSTRRWVMTGIGIAFLMTLPLLLPNFWLVNIFGRALVYGIVALSLTFLAHYGGFVSLAQTMIAGVAGYSVAMMAPTAIPLGDVALPYALAIPLAVLAASFAGAVVGLIAVNTREIYLLMITLALAVGFSLFAQSNITWFNGYEGIRNVVGPEIFGRPFRTPLVFYYTALIVAVLLYLLVLYVVRTPFGLVLQAIRDSDRRTAAIGFHVGLHRVASFALAGFIAGWGGVLITFYNIGITPSSIGLWATVGVLIMAVIGGLGHPLGAFIGALIFAMMDTFASSIIGHDRA; encoded by the coding sequence ATGATTGTCATGAGCACACGCCGCTGGGTGATGACTGGTATCGGCATTGCCTTTCTGATGACATTGCCGCTGCTGCTGCCCAATTTCTGGCTGGTCAATATCTTCGGTCGGGCACTGGTTTACGGGATCGTTGCCTTGTCGCTGACCTTTCTGGCGCATTACGGCGGGTTCGTGTCACTGGCGCAAACCATGATCGCAGGGGTTGCAGGCTATTCTGTGGCGATGATGGCGCCGACCGCCATTCCCCTTGGCGACGTCGCCTTGCCCTATGCGCTGGCCATACCGCTGGCGGTGCTGGCGGCAAGTTTCGCAGGCGCAGTGGTGGGCCTGATCGCAGTGAACACCCGCGAGATATACTTGCTGATGATCACCCTTGCGCTGGCCGTCGGATTCAGCCTGTTCGCGCAATCCAACATCACATGGTTCAATGGCTATGAGGGCATTCGCAATGTGGTTGGCCCTGAAATATTTGGCCGCCCCTTCCGCACGCCGCTGGTGTTTTACTACACCGCCCTGATCGTTGCGGTCCTGCTGTATCTGCTGGTTCTGTATGTGGTGCGCACGCCATTCGGGCTGGTGCTGCAAGCGATCCGCGATTCCGACCGGCGCACGGCTGCGATTGGCTTTCATGTGGGGCTGCACCGCGTTGCGTCCTTTGCGCTGGCCGGATTTATCGCGGGCTGGGGCGGTGTGCTGATTACCTTCTACAATATCGGCATCACCCCCAGTTCAATCGGGCTTTGGGCCACAGTGGGTGTGCTGATTATGGCGGTGATCGGTGGCTTGGGCCATCCGCTGGGCGCATTCATTGGCGCGCTGATCTTTGCCATGATGGACACGTTCGCGTCGTCTATCATCGGGCATGATCGGGCATGA
- a CDS encoding ABC transporter ATP-binding protein, with product MMTSSPSSASDLPALVLDSVGRRFGALHAVSDVTLTVHTGERRAILGPNGAGKTTLFNTICGDYPPTSGKITYFGADISQLKPYRRARMGIGRTYQSSTLFNGLSVRENLYLAVRAAKFGRFSLIKAGPGHPDLARVDALAQQVRVDHILDTRIDAVSHGQRRQVEIGMALAGDPKLLMLDEPAAGLFAAERPELVALLADLPRDLTLILIEHDMDVALANSEKVTVMKDGVIVVDSTPDKVVDDPVVQAIYLGERQ from the coding sequence ATGATGACGTCGTCACCTTCTTCAGCTTCCGATCTGCCCGCGCTGGTTCTGGACAGTGTTGGCCGCCGTTTTGGCGCACTGCACGCCGTCAGCGACGTGACCCTGACTGTGCACACAGGCGAGCGGCGGGCGATCCTTGGCCCGAACGGGGCCGGAAAGACCACGTTGTTCAACACAATTTGCGGTGATTACCCGCCAACCTCGGGCAAGATCACCTATTTTGGCGCCGACATATCGCAGCTCAAGCCATATCGGCGGGCGCGTATGGGGATCGGGCGCACCTATCAAAGTTCCACATTGTTCAACGGGCTATCTGTGCGCGAAAACCTTTATCTGGCGGTGCGCGCCGCGAAATTTGGCCGGTTCTCCCTCATCAAGGCGGGGCCGGGGCACCCCGATCTGGCGCGCGTAGACGCGCTGGCGCAGCAGGTGCGGGTGGACCACATTCTGGACACGCGCATTGACGCGGTGTCACACGGGCAGCGCAGGCAGGTTGAAATCGGCATGGCACTGGCGGGCGACCCGAAACTGCTGATGCTGGATGAACCCGCCGCAGGCTTGTTCGCCGCTGAACGCCCTGAACTGGTTGCGCTGCTGGCAGACCTGCCGCGCGATCTGACCCTGATTTTGATCGAGCATGACATGGATGTGGCACTGGCCAATTCCGAAAAGGTAACGGTCATGAAGGATGGTGTGATTGTGGTGGATTCAACACCGGACAAAGTGGTCGATGACCCTGTTGTTCAAGCGATTTATCTGGGGGAAAGGCAGTAA